One genomic region from Spirosoma sp. KCTC 42546 encodes:
- a CDS encoding family 16 glycoside hydrolase, which translates to MVNLPMSARFSGLLGVSLAIGIGLAIAQPAPMPGVTLPLNDLSAFSNPTPNWRIVGSVRADLNKENTLLTDKGTGVLANIPMAHPTADPKNPYKYDLFTTLQHGDVDLELDYMMASKSNSGVYLQGRYEIQLRDSWEIRTPNVHDNGGVYERWDEKRPEGHKGYEGHAARQNASRAPGLWQHIKISFQAPRFNANGQKTENGRVIRVELNGVIIQEDVELTGPTRGSAFADEKALGPLRIQGDHGAVAIRNIRYVTYDKPRPELMNLKYAVYKGKFQKEPEYDKTAPESEGTSTVLSASVSRIPNEFLIRYTGTLRVSEPGEYRFNLGVPGGGGMMKINNQSVIAPGEWNASGKATLPKGDLPFELLYAKFVDWAQPALGLTVAGPGIREYVISDGPGGTGEEVDPIMVDAPTNTILRSFMDMPGEKNTQGRTLRVTHAISVGSPEQIHYTYDLDKGALVQVWRGAFLDATPMWHERGDGSSRPMGMVQRLGAPVLFLSKLASPQANWIADTTGSSYHPKGYVLDDSDRPTFRYQSYGASIEDKIRVLGEGKGIQREVTVTNPASDLYARLISGTSITAMENGMYLVDGQEYIRIDDVAGAKPTIRDANGRQELIVPVKGKLTYSILF; encoded by the coding sequence ATGGTAAATCTACCTATGTCAGCTCGCTTTAGCGGGCTGCTCGGCGTAAGCTTGGCAATTGGTATCGGACTGGCAATAGCCCAACCCGCTCCCATGCCTGGTGTTACGCTCCCTCTCAACGATTTAAGTGCCTTCTCAAACCCAACGCCCAACTGGCGTATTGTTGGCAGCGTCCGGGCTGATCTCAACAAAGAGAACACGCTGCTTACCGACAAAGGCACCGGTGTGCTGGCCAACATTCCCATGGCCCATCCCACGGCCGACCCTAAAAATCCCTATAAATACGATCTCTTTACAACGCTACAGCATGGGGATGTCGACCTGGAATTAGATTACATGATGGCCTCGAAGTCAAATTCAGGGGTATATCTGCAAGGGCGTTATGAAATCCAGTTACGCGATAGCTGGGAAATACGCACGCCCAATGTACACGACAATGGGGGCGTTTACGAGCGCTGGGACGAAAAACGGCCCGAAGGCCATAAAGGCTACGAAGGGCATGCGGCACGCCAGAACGCTAGTCGTGCACCCGGCTTATGGCAGCACATAAAAATCTCGTTTCAGGCTCCACGGTTTAACGCAAACGGCCAAAAGACCGAAAATGGCCGTGTGATTCGGGTTGAGTTGAACGGCGTCATTATTCAGGAAGATGTGGAACTGACAGGCCCGACCCGTGGCTCTGCCTTTGCCGATGAAAAAGCCCTTGGCCCACTCCGTATTCAGGGCGATCATGGCGCGGTAGCGATCCGAAACATCCGCTACGTCACCTACGACAAACCCCGGCCCGAATTAATGAACTTGAAATATGCCGTGTATAAAGGCAAGTTTCAGAAGGAGCCTGAATACGACAAAACGGCTCCTGAATCAGAAGGTACTTCTACGGTGTTGTCAGCATCGGTTAGTCGTATTCCGAATGAGTTTCTGATTCGCTATACCGGCACGTTGCGCGTTTCGGAACCCGGCGAATACCGCTTCAACCTCGGCGTTCCAGGCGGTGGCGGTATGATGAAAATCAATAACCAATCGGTCATTGCTCCCGGCGAATGGAACGCCAGTGGTAAAGCAACCTTGCCTAAAGGTGATCTGCCGTTTGAGCTGCTCTACGCCAAATTTGTTGATTGGGCGCAACCCGCACTAGGCCTTACAGTGGCAGGTCCTGGTATCCGCGAGTACGTCATTAGTGACGGTCCCGGTGGCACTGGCGAAGAAGTAGACCCAATTATGGTGGATGCACCAACGAACACAATCCTCCGCAGCTTTATGGATATGCCGGGCGAAAAAAACACCCAAGGGAGAACATTACGTGTAACCCATGCCATTTCGGTGGGCAGCCCTGAGCAAATTCATTATACCTACGATCTCGATAAGGGGGCTTTAGTGCAAGTCTGGCGTGGCGCATTTCTGGACGCTACACCCATGTGGCACGAGCGGGGCGATGGTTCGTCGCGCCCAATGGGGATGGTGCAGCGCCTGGGTGCTCCTGTCTTGTTTCTGAGCAAACTCGCTTCCCCACAAGCCAACTGGATTGCCGATACAACCGGCTCTTCATACCACCCGAAAGGCTACGTACTGGACGATAGCGATCGCCCAACCTTCCGTTACCAGAGTTATGGGGCATCAATCGAAGATAAAATTCGGGTATTGGGCGAGGGCAAAGGTATTCAGCGCGAAGTGACCGTAACCAATCCAGCCAGCGATCTTTACGCTCGTCTGATCAGCGGCACAAGCATCACGGCAATGGAAAATGGCATGTATCTGGTCGATGGCCAGGAATACATTCGGATCGACGATGTAGCTGGCGCGAAACCCACCATTCGGGACGCCAACGGACGGCAGGAACTGATCGTGCCAGTAAAGGGGAAGTTGACCTATTCGATACTATTTTAA
- a CDS encoding c-type cytochrome: MKKILTTLFTIATLTAVMAQESPKEEDFFKILKVTAPEGTLLEVGGMTVLPNGDLGVATRRGDVWIVENPTSRKPFFRKFASGLHEILGLTYKDGALYCAQRGELTKMIDSNQDGKADVFETVYAWPLSGHYHEYSFGPKIAPDGNFFVTGNVAFGDEEWWRGESRVPWRGWTMKISENGTMQPWATGMRSPCGLGIFDGELFYADNQGDWMGSGGVVHVKKGAFVGHPAGLRWSGMANSPVKLTTEQFTAKVDERRRRDENGRAIKPENVVNETPNLLYAMKEQFPNAEIQTPAVWLPHGILGISNSEILEIPQGAFGPFSGQLLVGDQGMSKISRVFMEKVNGEYQGGAIEFRNGFRSGVLRMAFAKDGSLFVGETNRGWGSAGDANEGLQRLAWNGAIPFEMRTVKAMPDGFEVEFTSPVDRKSAEDLASYRVESFLYKYHAVYGSPTINKEALPLKGVKVSADGLKARLIVGDLRKYYIHQLTLDGVRGATGSYSLVHPIAYYTLNNIPDGEKLAMSEVSTKNSAAAPAPASTTSATTETSKKAPAKAGGKPVTGGKPKLVEGQAVTMAKAPTYEEVKGLLNRNTCSACHQANKRQVGPAFSEVAKRKYTNDQIVDLIYSPKPHNWPDYATEMPPMPQVPRADALKIAAWINSLAPASGSTSKGEPKP; encoded by the coding sequence ATGAAAAAGATACTCACAACCCTCTTTACGATAGCCACCCTCACGGCGGTTATGGCGCAGGAATCGCCGAAGGAGGAAGATTTTTTCAAGATTCTGAAAGTAACCGCGCCCGAAGGCACCCTGCTCGAAGTGGGCGGTATGACCGTACTACCGAACGGCGATCTGGGTGTGGCTACGCGCCGGGGCGATGTCTGGATTGTGGAGAACCCCACCAGCCGGAAGCCTTTCTTCCGCAAATTCGCGTCGGGGTTACACGAGATTCTGGGACTAACCTACAAAGACGGCGCCCTCTACTGTGCCCAGCGTGGCGAATTGACCAAAATGATCGACTCCAATCAGGATGGCAAGGCCGATGTGTTCGAGACGGTGTATGCCTGGCCACTGTCAGGGCATTACCATGAGTATAGCTTCGGACCCAAGATCGCTCCCGATGGCAATTTCTTCGTAACGGGCAACGTAGCCTTTGGTGATGAAGAATGGTGGCGGGGTGAGAGCCGGGTTCCCTGGCGCGGTTGGACTATGAAAATCAGCGAAAATGGCACCATGCAGCCCTGGGCTACCGGTATGCGTTCTCCTTGTGGCTTGGGCATCTTCGATGGTGAACTTTTCTACGCCGACAACCAGGGCGACTGGATGGGTTCGGGTGGTGTTGTGCACGTAAAGAAAGGCGCTTTTGTGGGTCACCCCGCCGGATTGCGCTGGTCGGGTATGGCCAACTCACCCGTTAAACTGACAACGGAACAGTTTACGGCTAAAGTTGATGAACGGCGTCGCCGGGACGAAAATGGTCGTGCCATTAAACCCGAAAACGTAGTCAACGAAACGCCGAACCTGCTTTACGCCATGAAAGAGCAATTTCCCAACGCGGAGATACAAACGCCTGCCGTTTGGTTGCCTCACGGTATTCTGGGCATTTCCAACTCCGAAATTCTGGAAATTCCACAGGGTGCCTTCGGGCCATTTTCAGGCCAGTTGCTGGTTGGCGATCAGGGTATGAGTAAAATCTCTCGTGTGTTCATGGAAAAAGTGAATGGTGAATACCAGGGCGGGGCCATCGAATTCCGAAATGGGTTCCGATCGGGTGTGTTGCGGATGGCCTTCGCGAAAGATGGTTCACTGTTTGTTGGCGAAACCAACCGGGGCTGGGGTTCGGCCGGTGATGCGAATGAAGGACTGCAACGGCTGGCCTGGAACGGTGCCATCCCTTTTGAAATGCGCACGGTGAAAGCCATGCCCGACGGTTTCGAAGTCGAATTTACAAGCCCGGTTGACCGCAAGTCGGCCGAGGATTTGGCGTCGTACCGGGTGGAGAGCTTTTTGTACAAATACCATGCGGTTTACGGTAGCCCAACCATCAACAAAGAAGCGCTACCCCTCAAAGGGGTGAAGGTTTCGGCGGATGGCCTGAAAGCCCGGTTGATCGTTGGCGACCTACGCAAATACTACATCCACCAACTAACGCTGGATGGCGTTCGGGGTGCCACAGGATCATACTCACTCGTTCACCCGATTGCCTACTACACGCTCAATAACATTCCCGATGGCGAAAAATTAGCCATGAGTGAGGTAAGCACGAAGAATTCAGCAGCGGCTCCGGCACCAGCCTCGACAACGTCAGCAACTACAGAAACAAGCAAGAAAGCACCAGCCAAAGCAGGTGGTAAGCCTGTTACAGGTGGTAAGCCGAAACTGGTAGAAGGTCAGGCCGTAACGATGGCAAAAGCCCCGACCTATGAAGAAGTAAAAGGCTTGCTTAATCGCAACACGTGTTCGGCCTGCCATCAAGCCAACAAACGACAGGTGGGACCCGCTTTCTCGGAAGTAGCCAAGCGTAAGTATACTAACGACCAGATTGTGGACTTGATCTACAGCCCCAAGCCACACAATTGGCCCGACTATGCTACCGAAATGCCTCCTATGCCACAGGTTCCTAGAGCCGATGCGCTGAAGATTGCCGCCTGGATCAATTCGCTGGCACCAGCTAGTGGAAGTACGTCGAAAGGCGAGCCGAAGCCATAA
- a CDS encoding DUF1080 domain-containing protein, protein MKNVHVSLAIYVGLASLAITNQAVAQTDPSKQTPQSTEIWEPVPPVITPGTVTANTSGTTPPSDAIVLFDGKNTDEWVAIKGYSPANWEKTNEGPLKWPVTDGVMYSTKGFSARSKKEFNDFQLHLEFKTPEKVEGTSQGRGNSGVFLQGRYELQVLDNYNNPTYVDGMVGSIYKQSIPLANPSRKPGEWQTYDVIYQAPKFNKAGMMTDYAYVTVLLNGIIVQNHAAIRGTTEYIGYPKVQPHGAGPILLQDHGNPVGFRNIWIREL, encoded by the coding sequence ATGAAAAACGTACATGTATCGCTTGCTATCTATGTTGGTTTAGCGAGTCTTGCCATCACCAATCAGGCTGTGGCCCAAACTGACCCCAGCAAACAAACTCCCCAGTCGACCGAAATTTGGGAGCCGGTCCCACCCGTTATTACCCCTGGTACTGTAACTGCCAATACATCCGGTACAACTCCGCCTTCTGATGCTATTGTGCTGTTCGATGGTAAAAACACAGATGAATGGGTAGCCATCAAAGGCTATTCGCCCGCTAACTGGGAAAAAACCAACGAAGGTCCGCTAAAATGGCCCGTAACGGATGGTGTGATGTATTCGACCAAAGGATTCTCGGCTCGTTCGAAAAAAGAGTTCAACGATTTTCAACTGCACCTGGAGTTTAAAACGCCTGAAAAAGTGGAAGGTACTAGCCAGGGCCGCGGTAATAGTGGTGTTTTTTTACAGGGGCGCTATGAGCTACAGGTACTGGATAACTATAACAATCCAACGTACGTAGATGGCATGGTTGGATCGATTTACAAGCAGTCTATTCCATTGGCCAACCCTAGCCGCAAACCCGGTGAGTGGCAAACGTATGATGTTATTTATCAGGCCCCTAAATTCAACAAAGCGGGTATGATGACCGACTATGCATACGTAACGGTGTTGCTCAACGGAATAATCGTGCAGAACCACGCTGCCATTCGGGGTACAACAGAATACATTGGTTATCCAAAAGTACAACCACACGGCGCCGGTCCAATTCTGCTGCAGGATCACGGCAACCCAGTTGGTTTCCGGAACATCTGGATTCGGGAGTTATAG